GCTACTCCAATCAGAATAATGTCCTTCATCACATCCTCAACGCTTTTCGGGTCAAAGGCTATCACCGTCAAGCCCATCCTTCTCAGCGTTTCTATGTTCTCGATTCCGTTGCCGTATGTGGCAACGACAAGGTCGGGTTTGAGGGAAACCACCTTCTCTATATTTATCGTCGTGTATCCGCCAATGCTCACAAGCTCTCCCTTCTTCTTTTTTTCCACCACCTCGGGCGGGTAATTGCAGTAGTCCGTCACTCCCACAACCCTATCACCCGCACCAATAGCGAAGAGAATTTCCGTGTTGCTTGGAGCGAGAGACACTATTCTCTGCGGATTTCCCTCGTTAATGGTGTAGCCTGTATCATCCACCGGTGTGGCGTTGAGAATTTCCGTTAGGTTGAAAGATGTATGCTCCTCCGCCGGTTTGGATGAGCAGAGAGGAAGAATGGCGGCGATTAAAAGTAAAAGTAAGATTGTGTGCTTCCTCATGTTTTTCTCCTTAAAAGGGCTGCAGTTAAAGCTAATGCCGCAATTGCTGCAGCTGATGAAAAGCCGGGAGTGGATTTTCTCTCAGCAGCTGCCGTAGTTGTGGTGGTAGCAGTTGTGGTGGTGGTTGTAGTAGATGCCGTTGCAGTAGTGGTGGTAGTAGCGGTGATTGCAGGAGCGGTAGCAACAGATGCGTTCACCTTAATCGGGTGCGGCTTTCCCAGCAATGCAATGATGGCTGAAACTGTCATGAAACCGGGATTGGAGGTCTGATACTTTGTGTACTTGAAGTAGCCGTCCTCCGTCTGAAGGCTAAGCAGATGCTCCACCACACTCGTGTTGTTCTTTGCCCACTCCATCGGATTGACTCCCGCGGCAACGAGGGCCTGTATCGTCCAAGCATCACTGGCAGCGTTGCTTGCTGAACTCCCGAAGTACCTCATCCCACCATCGTCGTTCTGTCCGGTCTTGAGGTAATCAAGGGCTTTTTTGATCACATCCGAATCTCTTGGCTCCTCTGCAGCTATCAGAGCCTCAATCGCTGCTGCAGTGTCGTCGAAGTCGCTCTCCTCCCCCGCACTCCAGGCGAATCCCCCATCGACATCCTGCTGAGCTTTCAGCCACTCTGCAGATGCTGTTGTGTTCTCACCAACCGATGCCAGGGCGATGATTCCCCAGATGGTCTTGTAGGTGAAGTCCCCTATCTGCCCGTTTTCCTTCATGTAGGACTTCAGCTTTCCCACGAGGTCAACGCCTGCAAAGTTCCTCGGATTCTCGTTTGCGTAAACAAGGGCCAGTATGGTTCTCGCGTAGTCCTCAGCCCCCATCGTGCCCATCTCATCTTTCAGCCTTTCCCTCACAAAGTCGATGGGGCTTTTTCCGTTTTTAACCCACTCATGGGGGTCCTGACCTGCAGCAACTATGGCCATGATTGCCCACGCGGTCGCAGAAATGCTGCTGTTCTCACCCGGATTCGCAAACCCACCATCATCGTTTTGAATCGTCCTGAGCCAGTCCAGGGCCTTCTGGATTCTCGCATCAGTTACATTGAGGGGGAAGCTGTCCCACTTGATGGTTATCGCAATAACGCTGAGGGATTCCGTTTCGGCGGAGTAGTAGAGGTAATTCTCATCCTTCCCGGTTTTCTCCGTCGGCAGCTCGAACCAGCTTCCGTTGTACTTCATGAGAACCACTTCCCTACCCTCGGCAACGTCTTTGGGAACTCTGAAATCAATAGTCGCCTTCAAAGAGTCGTTTGCCGTAATCTCAAACCACCTGTAAAACGTTCCGTAAACCACACCCGGAGGGATGTGGGACTCTGCAATAACCACCTGCACAGGTTTTTCCGATTCGAAAGTCAGGCCGGTTATTGACAGGTTTGTCATTAGCTGTTCGGAAGGAATTACCTTCGTCTTACCGGGCTGAATGGTGATAACCTGCCCCGTGAGGTTCAGGTGAATTCCCGGCTCGCTGACGTTTACGGCCTTTGTGATGGTGTCAGAGAGGGCATCGTTGTCGAAGACTGTGAGGGAGACTTCATACGTTCCCGGCTCGGAGTAAATGTGAGTTACGGAAACCCCCCTTCCGCTTTTTCCGTCCCCGAAGTTCCAGATGTAATCCGTTATCTGGCCATCGTCAACCGACTTGGAGGCATTGAACACAACCTCCTCTCCCGCAACGGGGTTTGCTGGGGAGAACGTAAAGTCGGCCACCGGTGGAATCTTTGACGGCCAGATTATGCTGACGGTAATTTCATAGCTGTCCCCTATGTCTATGTATATCTTGAAGGGTGAGGAGTCAGGGGTGTCGCTCATGCTTCTGGAGAAGTACCAGACTATCCTATCTCCGGGATAGACTCTTTTCTCTGTAGCCGCAACTCCCGGCAACGGCTCGTTAGGGTAGTTGACCCAGTACATCCAGCCTGAAGTCTCCCCTATATCCCCCTTGCACAAATCCCTCACGCATTTTACGAAGATTCCCCAGTCGGTAAGTTCGGGAGTTATGGAGAATCCCATTATTTCCGATGCCTTTTTCAGCGCTCCGTAAGCGGTTCTCCACTCAACTTCTTTGCCAAGAACTTCGAACGTCCCGTAGGGAAGGTACTGCTTAGAAGTAGTGCCTCCTCCACCACTGCTGCCACTGCTGCAGGTTGTAACCTGCAGAGTTTTGGTGACCTGCTCATCTCCTGCCATGGCGATTACAACAAGCTCTCCAGGAACTCTCGGCTTGAAGTAAGCGGGATTTGATGGTGAAACTTCAGCGAAAACTGGTGTGCCTGAATTCATTCTGAAAACAATTGTTGCTTCCTTGTCAGTTACAACTTCAACCGGTTTATCCACACACCCCCCGCTCACGTCGAGAGTGAGAGCGGAGGCGGGGGTCAGGATGAGAAGAATAAATAAAGCCGCCAGCAGGCGCATCAGCTCACCTCACAGCTTGCCGGGCCATAGAGGTGAATCAGGTTGGCAGGATACTCGCTGAACCTGTAAACTCCTGCATAGAGGCTGTAAGTCCCCTGATCAGCAAGCTGCGGGATGTGGATGAGCACCGGAACTCTCAGCTCCTCTCCCGCATTGAGGCGGAAGGTTGAGATGCCAGCTATCGCCTCCCCCTGCTCACCCACACCGCTCACAACGACGACATACCAGTCAGTAGAGGCAGAGGTTACATTCACCCACGCCGTTATGTTCCCTCCCCTGTTCCCGTTTGAAAGCTCAAGAGATGAGATACCTGCTGGTTTTACATCAGCATTAATTTTCAGCAGAATTAGGCAGCTGTTGAGGCTGCTTCCGTCTCCGTAGCAGTAATATACAGTTTCCTTCTGGTTTAGGTTGTATCGGTCAGCTCCAACAGATATTTGCCCGGTTTCGTTCCATACACTCCAGTAAATCCAGTTACCGTCAATTTGATCGGTTCCGAGGCCCATGATGGTTTTTATGAAGAAACCGTACTGGGAATACCAGCTGTCATCAAGACTTACCTCAAACCAGACCTTTGCTCCATTCACCGTATGATTTTCAGACTCATAAAGCGCTCCGAGAGCCGTTGTTCTGTTAACTTCATAGCTGTTTCCGTTGACGAGAACCTCGAACTTTCCGGGAATCAGCGTAACGTTAAACTCGAAGCTTCCAGATGTCTCGAAGCAGTAAACGTATCCGCTGTCGGCCCCGATGAAAAGCTTATTTTCAGCTATGAACGGTGACGACATGATGTTGTAGTAGCTCCCCGAAGGGGGAGATAAGCGGTAATACCACAGCACTTCACCGCTGAGCGCATCAACAGCATAAAGCGTTCCCTCAGGTGTGTTTGTGGCGAAGTAAACAACACCGCCCGCGACAGCAGGCGACGAGTCAATCTTTCCGTTAACAGCAGTCTCCCATTTCTTCGTGCCGTCGCTGGCGTTAAAGCAGTAGAGCTTACCATCTGATCCGATGTAAACATTCCCGTAAGCAACGGCCGCCGTTGACATCGTTCCGCTAAAGGCTACACTCCAGGCTTCGGTTCCGTCGAGATTCACGGCATAAAGTTTGGTTTCTGTGGCAACGTAAACTCTCTGTCCATCTGTTGAGGGAGAGTTGGTGATTTTGCCATCAACCGGAAACTTCCACTGCTCCACTCCGCTCTCATTCACGGCAACCAGAAGGCCGTTCCCGCTTTCATTGCCTGCGAAGAACACCAGACCTTTAAATGCTGATGGCGAGGTGTAGGGACCAATCTCCCCTCCTGTGGTGTAACGCCACACCACATTGCCGTCAGAATCGATCTTCCAGAGCGTTCCGTTGGAGAACGTTGTAACGTAAACCGACCCGTTGTAAACGAGCGGTGATGATGCAATGCCCCACCACAAGGGGGAGCTTTCAAGCTTTACCGCCTTGACAATATCGCCACTTGCCGCATCTACATAATACAGCATTCCGGTAATGTCACCCACAACCAGCAGGTTTCCGAAGACAGCTACGCTGGATGCGCCGGAGATTGTCGCGTTTCTCCACTCCACGCTGCCGGTTGTGGCGTTGAGAGAGTAAAGTCCGGGCTGCCAGTCACCCCAGCCGAACCAGTTTGTGACGTAAATGTGACCGTTGTAGTAAACAGGTGACGCTCCCACAAGCCCGGTCAGCTGAGTTTTCCAGGCGAGGTGTGGGATAATCTCCCCACTCGCCGTGAAATTCCCTGTCCTCTGCACGTCCCCGTGAAACGTGGTGGCACTCGCTGCTGCAGTAAGCATTATTAACGTGAGTGAAATCAATGCAAATTTCCTCATGCTCCAAAAATTCGGATTTCAATTTATAAAGTTTTCCAGATAACTTGATACAAAATAAAGCATATTTGATTTGCTACCACGGAGCTTACCACCTCGCCAGGCTGTCCTTCACCGCCTCCCCAGCACATCTCCAGAGCTTCTGCCCAACTTCACTCGCAGGACCGCAGTACCTGTGATACCCCCCCTTCTGAGTGCATAGCACCACAACCGCGTCGGTGTTCGTGCCCGTGAAGTTGTGCCCCTCTTCCAGCAAAGCCTTCGTTTTTGCCTCAGTTGCAGTTATAATGGCGTTGAGCATCGCAGCCCTGCTCATCCTGCACTCGAAAACCGCTATTATGTTTATCGTCCCTACCCTCTCATTTGGATTCATGACTCCCGCAGTGGCGAACACCGTCACCTCTCCGCAGCCTTTCACGCTGAGCTTCTCGATGGGAACGGAGGTGAGCAGGCCAAAGTAGGATTTGAGCCCGTATCCCCTCGCAACCTTTCTGAGGTACTCTGCAGGCTCCATCGAGTGGAATTCCTCGCTTACAGTGTGGTTGAACGCATGTCTCACTCTCTTCCACCCTCCCAGCAACCCCGTGCTGACGCCGAAGAAGTCTCCCGAAACCACCAGAGTTCTTTCGTCAACCCAGTAATTTTCGTACGGCATCCAGAACCTCCTCTTCCCTTTTCACAACCACCGCTTTTTCCAGAATTTTAATATAAAGCTCCTCCGCCTCCTTTCCGGCAAAATTTCGTTCTTTAAAGGGAGTTCTGTCAACCACAACGAGCTTGCCGAGGTTTGCTGCATGCAATGCTGCAAGAAGATTCCTGTAGTTCCCCTTTCCAACGCTCAGGTTCGCCAGCACAACCGCATCGCTCTTCTCAATCATCTCTATGTTTTTCTGATGCGAAGAGTCGCTTATCGGTGAAAATGGGGCTTCGTCAACAACCTCTCCCAGCTCAACCGCGTTCTCCCAGTCGGAATCAAGGATGTTCACAACCCCCGCGGAAACCTTGTATCCTACCTCCCTGAGCATGTGCATGATTGCTCCACCACTCCCCCCTCCGCATATGACGTGAACCCTCCTCAAACCGTTCGGAACCTTCAGCTTCGGGGCGATGTAAACCCCCCTTCCGTATTTTCTGACAACAACGTCAGCCCCAAAAACATCCCTTATGCTCTCCTCCGTAATGACATCCTCCGGCCTTCCCGCGTAGACAACAACACCGTCCTTTACCATCAGAATTTTGGTTGCAAAGGAGGATGCGAGGTTTATGTCGTGTATTGCAACTATTGCAGCCTTTCCCTGCTCCACCTTGCTCCTTACAATCTCCATTATCTCAATCTGCGCCGCTATGTCTAAATGGGCTGTTGGCTCGTCGAGCAGCATTATTTCGGGCTGCTGGGCAAAAACCCTCGCAAGCATAACCTTCTGCCTCTCTCCACCGCTGAGCTCCGAGAAAAGCCTGTCGGCCATTTTCTCCATCCCAACCTCCTTCAGAGCTTCCATCGCTGCTCTGTAATCCTCCTCTTTAGGCCTCTTTAACCCGCTCAGATAGGGAGTTCTGCCGAGCATCACGACATCAATGACCTTTAAATTCGTCATCGGTGTGTCCTGCGGAAGAAAGCCGAGCTTTCTGGCAGCTTCCTCAGCACTGCCAACTTCCCTGCCGTCAAGCAAAACCACTCCCTTAAGGGGCTTGAGCATTCCGAATATCGTTCTCAGCATCGTGGTCTTGCCGCTCCCGTTGGGGCCGAGCAGGGCGAGAAGCTCTCCCTCCCCCACCTCAAAGGTTACGTCCTTCAGCACCTCTCTGCTCCCCAGCTTTACGCTGACTCCCTTCACCACGAGCCTCATACCGACCTCCTCATCAGCAGGTAGAGGAAAAACGGCCCTCCGAGCATGGCCGTTATCGCCCCCACAGGCAGCTCACCGCTCGTTGAAATTCTGGCAACGACGTCGATGAGCGGCATGAAAGCCGTGGAGAGGAATATTGTGGAGGGGAGAAGCTTCTGGTGCTCCTCTCCCACCAGTATCCTCATTGTGTGGGGAACGATTATGCCAACAAAGCCTATGACACCGCTGATCGCAACGGTTGTTGAAGTAAGAAGAGCAACGACAGCTATCAGGGACTTCCTGAAGCTTTCGACGTTTATCCCCACCGCTGCAGCGTGCTCATCGCCGAGCAAAAGGGCGTTAAGGTTCCATGAGGTAATCAGGAGGTAGAGCAGCCCGGCAATGGTAATGGGCAGGGCGAAAAGCACCTCTTCAACGAAGGGGTTCGAGAAGCTTCCCATGAGCCAGAAAATCACTTTGTGCATGCTTTGAGCGGAGAAGTAAATTAGAACGGAAGTTAAACCGGAGAAGAAGCTTGCTATGGCAACCCCGGCAAGAAGAATTGCGTACGTCTGATCCCGAAATTTTGAGGATGAGCCAATTAGATAAACGACGTATGCGGTAATAAGAGCGGAGAAAAAGGCCATTCCGATTCTTGAGTAAATAGTCTCAATGCCAAGAGCAACCGAAAGGGCAGCGCCAACACTCGCCCCGCTCGCCACCCCAAGAACGTAGGGCTCGGCAAGTGGATTTCTGAACAGAGCCTGCATGGCACAGCCGGATGCAGAGAGAGACGCTCCGGCTATCACCGCCATCAGATACCTCGGCAGTCTGTAGCTGAGAACGATTTTTGTTGCAGTCTCATCGGCATTTCCCGTAATAACCTGAAAGAGGTATGTATAGCCCCCGCTCCCCACTCCAAGGGAGAGCAGCAGAGCGAGAAGATTCAGTGCGAGCAGGGCTGCTACAACTTTACCCTTCACGAAGTCAAAAGAATTGGTCATCAGATAAACTTTTTCCGAACTAAATCCTCCTGCCCTTCACCCTGTCAAGGTCAAACTTCGCCTTCTCGCTTATGTGCATCACAGCCAGCGTTCCCGCCATAACGGGGTCGCTTATGACCACATCAGCAACATCTGGCACACTGCCGAACATGCTGAGCGAAATGACCCTAATGCCGCTCTTTCTCAGCTTTTTGACCTCCTCCGTTATCTTTCCACCCATTATACCTCCTGCAAGAACGAGAACCTCTGCCCTGTGGAGCCTTGAAACCGCCTTAACTGCCTCCGCAATCTCTTCTTCACCAACAACGGGCATTGTGTCAACGCTAATCCTCTCTCCCCTCAAATTGTGCCTGTCTGCCTCGCTTATAGCTCCTATTGCGACCTGCGAAACCAGTGCTCCTCCACCAAGAATTATAACTCTCTTCCCGAAAACCCTCTCAAAGGACTCCTCCTCCTCGATTTCAATTATGTAGTCGAAGGTCTTAACCCTTTCAAGAATTTTCTCGAAATCCCCACCCTCAATCTCGAAGTAAATCAGAGCTTTTCCCTCGTGCTCTCCATGCTTGATTAAGAAGGTCTGAGCGAAGGTTATGTTCCCCCCTTCCTCTGCTATGATTGTCGTCAGATCCCTCAGCACCCCAATCTTGTTCTCTGCAATTATTCTGAGCCCCCTCAGCATCAGAACCTCGCCCCTGTGAGGGTTTTCGTTTCAATCACACCGTCAATGGACCTTATCTTGTTCACAACGACATCGCTGAGCTCCTCAAAGCTCCTCACAACAACTTTGGCAATCAAATCGTACTCCCCGAAAAGGGGATAAAGCTCCTCAACCTCATCAAGTGCTGCAAGTGCGTCATAAACTTTCCTCTCCTTTCCGGGAGAGACCTTTATTAGAACGAATCCGAGAGCCATGATTTGAGTAACCTCTGACAATTTTAACTTTATCCAAAGAACTGCTTCCAGATTTTGTCCTTAATGTGGTGTATGTTCTTCACAGCCTTACCTTTCCCCCTTACCATCTCCTCTCCATTGCAGAGCGCCACCCCAACGGCAATCGGACTGTCCTTGCCCTCGACTGTCACAAATACAAAGTCACCTTCCTTTATCCTCTCGTCCGCATAAACGATGCCCGGCTTCATAACGTCCGCACCGTTCATCACGAACTTCAGCGCCCCCTCATCAACTGTCACCCTGTACTTTTCCGGCTTGAGCTTTATGGCCCCGTAAACGGAGAGGTAGTATCTTCCGTCGTAGTTGATGACCAGAGGTTCGTTATCAACCAAGATTACCTTTATGCTGCCAAAGTCAACTTCGTCCATCTCGCCCTCAACCCTGGCCCCGGCGTTTTCCTCCACCTCAGCACTAACCTTCTTTGCCTCCTTCTTCCTGAGCCTCCTGCGTCGCATAGCGGATTTAGGCGAGACTTTAAAAATATTTATCAGTTACCACTCCCCACGGATTCAGCCATACTTACGTAAAATTTCTGAACGTAATCCTTTAAGACTGCCAAAACAATTTCTTGGAACTTTCTCAGCCCATCAAACGACTTTATCTTTAGTTTTCCGTTGTTATTCTCAATGCCTATCCCATCCATCTCGCTCAAAAACAACCGGTACTTGTTTGATTTGGCTATTCGCCTTAATGTGTCAGCATCCACAATGAGGTTGTAGAATCCTCTTGTGATTTTGAAGTTTATGATTTCCGAGCGCACGTATTGCCAATCGATTAGCTCGAAATACTCTTCAGGAACCTCTACTGGATTGTCCGTTACCGTTTCAGCAGCTCCAACCTTCAATCCGTGCGCTACAGTAATTTTAGGCCTCAAATCAATCTTAATCGTCTCCAGAATATCTTCCTCAAATCTGAGCTTCACGGGATAATCAAAACCATCCTTTGTTGTGTAAATTCCATCTTCCCGTTTTTCGGGACGGTTGAGCCTAATTGCTAACTCCTCGTAATCCACTTCCTCATTTGATATCGCCCTCAGGAATGCGTTAATGTAGTCGGCGTTTAGCCCAAAAATGAAAAGCGTCTGCAGAACCTTGAGTTTGTAGTCCGGATTTTCCTCCCTTTTCAAAGAGAAGTTCTTCCCCTTCAGCCTTACACCCCTTCCAAAGAGCTGGATGATCTGAGGCCCCTCCCCCTTCCCCATGTTGATTAAAACCATGTTAGAAACTCTCCATGAGTTCCAGCCCTCCACAAATTTTTTCGAACCAATTAGTATATTTATCGAAGAATTGTTTTCGTTAACTTCGAAAAACAAGGAATGGCTGAAATGGTCCTCTTTGACATCCATCTCTGAAATCAACTTTTTCAGTGTGCCTACATCACCAACATTAACGACGCCGAAATAGCTTTCAGCCGTGGAAATCTTGAGCCCCAACTCCCCATCGGCATTATTTATTTCGTAAACCTCCAGCCTCCCCTTACCGCCAAATACTTTCCGATAAACGTTTTCCACAAGAGAATCGACGTCGAGATTTCTTATGAACTCGAACTTTCCCTCAAAAATATCGTTCCCGTTGGTGTCCAAAAGTCCAGACTCGCCTTTCAGGATTTTCGCAGCGTTCTCTTTCAGATACCTTTCATCCCTTGCTATTCTTTCCAGATACTGAATTACCCTAACTACATCTGAATTTATTCCCTTTCCAGCGACCCTGCTACCAACAAAAACCCACAGGGGTTTCTCTATGCTGTAAGCTCTCAGCTCATCCCTGTATCTTTCAAAAACTTCCAGTTGCTCGTAAAAAGACAGCAATGCTGCAGTAAGTAGCAAATCTCTCTGCGTTTCTGTGTAGGCGTCTTCTCTTATGTTGTAAACGTAGAAGTCCTTTCCGTATCCGTCTGCGTAGAAGTACTTGTAGGAGTAATCGAAAATGATTGCCTTCGCGTATTCCTCAAGCAAATCCCTGTTCTTACCCACAACCTGCCCGAAAGTTGCGGAGTACTCAAATATAAACCCGTTCTTTCCTATCTCCTCCCTCAGCTTTTTCCACTTCTGCTCCTCCGACTTCTGCCCCTTATGTCCCTCGTCGATAAACACCAGGTTTTTACCGTCAAAATAAGAAACGTCAACAGTCACACCTCTCCCCCTCTTCTCTTCAGTCAGCTTGTGGATGTCTATTACCAGAATCTCTCCGTCTTTCGTTTTCAGGTTGTCAACATTCCCATCGTACAGCTTGCATGGAATGCCGCTCAGCCTCAATTCCTCGTAATGCTGCCTGGACAGTCCTTCGTTGGGTGTTATCAGAATTACGTTGTCCCAGCGGTTCTTCGAATATTTTAACATTTGCCAGTAGTTTATGTGCATTACAAGGGTCTTTCCGCTTCCCGTCGCCATCCAGAAGGCAAGCTTCCTGAGGTCCTCTTCTGTGAAAGGGGCTACTTTCTTTTTGCTTTTTTTGCTGTAGTTATCCAGAAACGTGTTGAGGTCGCTTAGAAATCGACTTCTGTCGTTGTAATACGCATCCAGAAAGATTTCTGTGAACAAAACAGCTAGATACTGGAAGTATTTGAGGTTGAAGCTCTGCTGTCTTCTATTTCGCCTTAATCTCTCAACATACTCCCTTATTGCCTCATCGTATTTTATTAAGTCCCTTTC
The nucleotide sequence above comes from Archaeoglobus fulgidus DSM 4304. Encoded proteins:
- a CDS encoding ABC transporter substrate-binding protein is translated as MRKHTILLLLLIAAILPLCSSKPAEEHTSFNLTEILNATPVDDTGYTINEGNPQRIVSLAPSNTEILFAIGAGDRVVGVTDYCNYPPEVVEKKKKGELVSIGGYTTINIEKVVSLKPDLVVATYGNGIENIETLRRMGLTVIAFDPKSVEDVMKDIILIGVATGEKENATKLVQEMLERIEKVRESMKDKPKSGLPTSFGMTRYGLAGRTRSSMR
- a CDS encoding PKD domain-containing protein: MRLLAALFILLILTPASALTLDVSGGCVDKPVEVVTDKEATIVFRMNSGTPVFAEVSPSNPAYFKPRVPGELVVIAMAGDEQVTKTLQVTTCSSGSSGGGGTTSKQYLPYGTFEVLGKEVEWRTAYGALKKASEIMGFSITPELTDWGIFVKCVRDLCKGDIGETSGWMYWVNYPNEPLPGVAATEKRVYPGDRIVWYFSRSMSDTPDSSPFKIYIDIGDSYEITVSIIWPSKIPPVADFTFSPANPVAGEEVVFNASKSVDDGQITDYIWNFGDGKSGRGVSVTHIYSEPGTYEVSLTVFDNDALSDTITKAVNVSEPGIHLNLTGQVITIQPGKTKVIPSEQLMTNLSITGLTFESEKPVQVVIAESHIPPGVVYGTFYRWFEITANDSLKATIDFRVPKDVAEGREVVLMKYNGSWFELPTEKTGKDENYLYYSAETESLSVIAITIKWDSFPLNVTDARIQKALDWLRTIQNDDGGFANPGENSSISATAWAIMAIVAAGQDPHEWVKNGKSPIDFVRERLKDEMGTMGAEDYARTILALVYANENPRNFAGVDLVGKLKSYMKENGQIGDFTYKTIWGIIALASVGENTTASAEWLKAQQDVDGGFAWSAGEESDFDDTAAAIEALIAAEEPRDSDVIKKALDYLKTGQNDDGGMRYFGSSASNAASDAWTIQALVAAGVNPMEWAKNNTSVVEHLLSLQTEDGYFKYTKYQTSNPGFMTVSAIIALLGKPHPIKVNASVATAPAITATTTTTATASTTTTTTTATTTTTAAAERKSTPGFSSAAAIAALALTAALLRRKT
- a CDS encoding PQQ-binding-like beta-propeller repeat protein is translated as MRKFALISLTLIMLTAAASATTFHGDVQRTGNFTASGEIIPHLAWKTQLTGLVGASPVYYNGHIYVTNWFGWGDWQPGLYSLNATTGSVEWRNATISGASSVAVFGNLLVVGDITGMLYYVDAASGDIVKAVKLESSPLWWGIASSPLVYNGSVYVTTFSNGTLWKIDSDGNVVWRYTTGGEIGPYTSPSAFKGLVFFAGNESGNGLLVAVNESGVEQWKFPVDGKITNSPSTDGQRVYVATETKLYAVNLDGTEAWSVAFSGTMSTAAVAYGNVYIGSDGKLYCFNASDGTKKWETAVNGKIDSSPAVAGGVVYFATNTPEGTLYAVDALSGEVLWYYRLSPPSGSYYNIMSSPFIAENKLFIGADSGYVYCFETSGSFEFNVTLIPGKFEVLVNGNSYEVNRTTALGALYESENHTVNGAKVWFEVSLDDSWYSQYGFFIKTIMGLGTDQIDGNWIYWSVWNETGQISVGADRYNLNQKETVYYCYGDGSSLNSCLILLKINADVKPAGISSLELSNGNRGGNITAWVNVTSASTDWYVVVVSGVGEQGEAIAGISTFRLNAGEELRVPVLIHIPQLADQGTYSLYAGVYRFSEYPANLIHLYGPASCEVS
- a CDS encoding adenosylcobinamide amidohydrolase; amino-acid sequence: MPYENYWVDERTLVVSGDFFGVSTGLLGGWKRVRHAFNHTVSEEFHSMEPAEYLRKVARGYGLKSYFGLLTSVPIEKLSVKGCGEVTVFATAGVMNPNERVGTINIIAVFECRMSRAAMLNAIITATEAKTKALLEEGHNFTGTNTDAVVVLCTQKGGYHRYCGPASEVGQKLWRCAGEAVKDSLARW
- a CDS encoding ABC transporter ATP-binding protein, whose amino-acid sequence is MRLVVKGVSVKLGSREVLKDVTFEVGEGELLALLGPNGSGKTTMLRTIFGMLKPLKGVVLLDGREVGSAEEAARKLGFLPQDTPMTNLKVIDVVMLGRTPYLSGLKRPKEEDYRAAMEALKEVGMEKMADRLFSELSGGERQKVMLARVFAQQPEIMLLDEPTAHLDIAAQIEIMEIVRSKVEQGKAAIVAIHDINLASSFATKILMVKDGVVVYAGRPEDVITEESIRDVFGADVVVRKYGRGVYIAPKLKVPNGLRRVHVICGGGSGGAIMHMLREVGYKVSAGVVNILDSDWENAVELGEVVDEAPFSPISDSSHQKNIEMIEKSDAVVLANLSVGKGNYRNLLAALHAANLGKLVVVDRTPFKERNFAGKEAEELYIKILEKAVVVKREEEVLDAVRKLLG
- a CDS encoding FecCD family ABC transporter permease, translated to MKGKVVAALLALNLLALLLSLGVGSGGYTYLFQVITGNADETATKIVLSYRLPRYLMAVIAGASLSASGCAMQALFRNPLAEPYVLGVASGASVGAALSVALGIETIYSRIGMAFFSALITAYVVYLIGSSSKFRDQTYAILLAGVAIASFFSGLTSVLIYFSAQSMHKVIFWLMGSFSNPFVEEVLFALPITIAGLLYLLITSWNLNALLLGDEHAAAVGINVESFRKSLIAVVALLTSTTVAISGVIGFVGIIVPHTMRILVGEEHQKLLPSTIFLSTAFMPLIDVVARISTSGELPVGAITAMLGGPFFLYLLMRRSV
- a CDS encoding DUF5612 domain-containing protein — translated: MLRGLRIIAENKIGVLRDLTTIIAEEGGNITFAQTFLIKHGEHEGKALIYFEIEGGDFEKILERVKTFDYIIEIEEEESFERVFGKRVIILGGGALVSQVAIGAISEADRHNLRGERISVDTMPVVGEEEIAEAVKAVSRLHRAEVLVLAGGIMGGKITEEVKKLRKSGIRVISLSMFGSVPDVADVVISDPVMAGTLAVMHISEKAKFDLDRVKGRRI
- a CDS encoding Lrp/AsnC ligand binding domain-containing protein, which produces MALGFVLIKVSPGKERKVYDALAALDEVEELYPLFGEYDLIAKVVVRSFEELSDVVVNKIRSIDGVIETKTLTGARF
- a CDS encoding PUA domain-containing protein — protein: MRRRRLRKKEAKKVSAEVEENAGARVEGEMDEVDFGSIKVILVDNEPLVINYDGRYYLSVYGAIKLKPEKYRVTVDEGALKFVMNGADVMKPGIVYADERIKEGDFVFVTVEGKDSPIAVGVALCNGEEMVRGKGKAVKNIHHIKDKIWKQFFG
- a CDS encoding DEAD/DEAH box helicase family protein; the protein is MRLEQYLILNKYFLNLFGINHFNELREKLKDALEGYDASGRSYFADLLIRLRPDWERDLIKYDEAIREYVERLRRNRRQQSFNLKYFQYLAVLFTEIFLDAYYNDRSRFLSDLNTFLDNYSKKSKKKVAPFTEEDLRKLAFWMATGSGKTLVMHINYWQMLKYSKNRWDNVILITPNEGLSRQHYEELRLSGIPCKLYDGNVDNLKTKDGEILVIDIHKLTEEKRGRGVTVDVSYFDGKNLVFIDEGHKGQKSEEQKWKKLREEIGKNGFIFEYSATFGQVVGKNRDLLEEYAKAIIFDYSYKYFYADGYGKDFYVYNIREDAYTETQRDLLLTAALLSFYEQLEVFERYRDELRAYSIEKPLWVFVGSRVAGKGINSDVVRVIQYLERIARDERYLKENAAKILKGESGLLDTNGNDIFEGKFEFIRNLDVDSLVENVYRKVFGGKGRLEVYEINNADGELGLKISTAESYFGVVNVGDVGTLKKLISEMDVKEDHFSHSLFFEVNENNSSINILIGSKKFVEGWNSWRVSNMVLINMGKGEGPQIIQLFGRGVRLKGKNFSLKREENPDYKLKVLQTLFIFGLNADYINAFLRAISNEEVDYEELAIRLNRPEKREDGIYTTKDGFDYPVKLRFEEDILETIKIDLRPKITVAHGLKVGAAETVTDNPVEVPEEYFELIDWQYVRSEIINFKITRGFYNLIVDADTLRRIAKSNKYRLFLSEMDGIGIENNNGKLKIKSFDGLRKFQEIVLAVLKDYVQKFYVSMAESVGSGN